A genomic region of Micromonospora sp. NBRC 110009 contains the following coding sequences:
- a CDS encoding beta-galactosidase, whose translation MRNWQGESIWYGADYNPEQWPEETWAEDVTLMRRAGVNLVSVGIFSWALLEPEPGRYEFGWLDRAIDLLHDGGISVDLATATASPPPWLARRHPETLPRRADGTILWPGGRQAYCPSSPVFRERSLTLVEAVAGRYADHPAVVMWHVSNELGCHNVHCYCDVSAEAFRRWLRDRYGDLDALNAAWGTAFWSQRYHDWAEVNPPRTAPTFANPTQQLDFLRFSSDEQRAQLRAERDLLTRLARQPVTTNFMIGTGVKYLDYHSWAADVDLVANDHYLLAADPRPQVDLALAADHTRGVAGGAPWLLMEHSTSAVNWQPRNVAKTPGQLRRNSLAHVARGADGVLFFQWRASRAGAEKFHSALVPHAGPDTKVFREVCRLGADLQALAEVRGSRVDADVAILFDYEAWWGAELDSHPSVDVTYVDRLAALHGALWRAGVTADVVHPSADLSHYRLVLVPTLYLVRDPDADALRRHVEAGGTALVTYFSGIVDEHDHIRLGGYPGAFRDLLGVRTEEFFPLRDGERVRLDDGSTADVWTEWLHAEGAEVLASYADGPLPGVPALTRHPVGAGSAWYLGTRLDDATTDQLVARLLAESGVRPAAAAPTGVEVVRRRSADRSWLFVINHTDAAARLAVTGAELLGGGRCDGELVVPAGEVAVVREEPAPGEPAAAAA comes from the coding sequence ATGCGGAACTGGCAGGGCGAGAGCATCTGGTACGGCGCCGACTACAACCCTGAGCAGTGGCCCGAGGAGACCTGGGCCGAGGACGTCACGCTGATGCGGCGGGCCGGGGTCAACCTCGTCTCGGTCGGGATCTTCTCCTGGGCCCTGCTCGAACCGGAGCCCGGACGCTACGAGTTCGGCTGGCTGGACCGCGCGATCGACCTGCTGCACGACGGCGGGATCAGCGTCGACCTGGCCACCGCCACCGCCAGCCCGCCGCCCTGGCTGGCCCGCCGCCACCCCGAGACGCTGCCCCGGCGCGCCGACGGGACCATCCTCTGGCCCGGCGGCCGGCAGGCGTACTGCCCCAGCTCACCGGTCTTTCGGGAGCGCTCGCTCACCCTGGTCGAGGCCGTCGCCGGCCGGTACGCCGACCACCCGGCCGTGGTGATGTGGCACGTCTCCAACGAGCTGGGCTGCCACAACGTGCACTGCTACTGCGACGTCAGCGCGGAGGCGTTCCGCCGCTGGCTGCGCGACCGCTACGGCGACCTGGACGCGCTCAACGCCGCCTGGGGCACCGCGTTCTGGAGCCAGCGTTACCACGACTGGGCCGAGGTCAACCCGCCGCGTACCGCGCCGACCTTCGCCAACCCGACGCAGCAGCTCGACTTCCTGCGCTTCTCCTCCGACGAGCAGCGCGCCCAGCTGCGCGCCGAGCGGGACCTGCTGACCCGGCTCGCCCGGCAGCCGGTCACCACGAACTTCATGATCGGCACCGGCGTCAAGTACCTCGACTACCACTCCTGGGCCGCCGACGTCGACCTGGTCGCCAACGACCACTACCTCCTCGCCGCCGACCCGCGGCCGCAGGTCGACCTGGCCCTCGCCGCCGATCACACCCGCGGCGTCGCCGGCGGCGCGCCGTGGCTGCTGATGGAACACTCCACCAGCGCCGTCAACTGGCAGCCGCGCAACGTCGCCAAGACCCCCGGCCAGCTGCGCCGCAACAGCCTCGCGCACGTGGCGCGCGGCGCCGACGGCGTGCTGTTCTTCCAGTGGCGGGCCTCCCGGGCCGGTGCCGAGAAGTTCCACTCCGCGCTGGTGCCCCACGCCGGCCCGGACACCAAGGTGTTCCGCGAGGTCTGCCGGCTCGGCGCCGACCTGCAGGCCCTCGCCGAGGTCCGCGGCAGCCGGGTCGACGCCGACGTGGCGATCCTGTTCGACTACGAGGCCTGGTGGGGTGCCGAACTCGACTCCCACCCCAGCGTCGACGTCACGTACGTCGACCGGCTGGCCGCGCTGCACGGCGCGCTGTGGCGGGCCGGCGTCACCGCCGATGTGGTGCACCCGTCCGCCGACCTGTCCCACTACCGGTTGGTCCTGGTGCCCACCCTCTACCTGGTGCGCGACCCCGACGCCGACGCGCTGCGCCGCCACGTCGAGGCGGGCGGGACCGCGCTGGTCACCTACTTCAGCGGCATCGTCGACGAGCACGACCACATCCGACTCGGCGGCTACCCGGGCGCGTTCCGCGACCTGCTCGGGGTGCGTACCGAGGAGTTCTTCCCGCTCCGCGACGGCGAGCGGGTACGCCTCGACGACGGTTCGACCGCCGACGTGTGGACCGAATGGCTGCACGCCGAGGGCGCCGAGGTGCTCGCGTCGTACGCCGACGGGCCGCTGCCCGGGGTGCCCGCGCTGACCCGGCACCCGGTCGGCGCCGGCTCCGCCTGGTACCTCGGCACCCGGCTCGACGACGCGACCACCGACCAGCTCGTCGCCCGGCTGCTCGCCGAGTCCGGCGTCCGGCCCGCGGCGGCCGCCCCCACCGGGGTGGAGGTGGTGCGCCGGCGGTCCGCCGACCGGAGCTGGCTCTTCGTCATCAACCACACCGACGCCGCGGCCCGGCTGGCCGTCACCGGTGCCGAGCTGCTCGGCGGTGGCCGGTGCGACGGCGAGCTGGTGGTGCCGGCGGGTGAGGTGGCGGTGGTCCGTGAGGAGCCCGCGCCCGGGGAGCCGGCGGCCGCGGCCGCCTGA
- a CDS encoding response regulator transcription factor: MRLLVVEDESRLAGALRRGLQAEGFAVDVASTGPAGLDAARHGDYDAMILDVMLPGLSGYEVVRRLRAEEHWLPVLMLSAKDGEYDQADGLDCGADDYLTKPFSYVVLLARLRALLRRGAPQRPAVLAVGDLRLDPARRRVTRADAEVVLTAREYALLDYLMRRPGEVVSKTELLDHVWDASLDTAPNAVEVYVGYLRRKIGRDRLQTVRGAGYRLAT, translated from the coding sequence GTGCGGTTGCTGGTGGTGGAGGACGAGTCGCGGCTCGCCGGCGCGTTGCGGCGCGGCCTGCAGGCGGAGGGGTTCGCGGTGGACGTGGCGTCCACCGGCCCGGCCGGCCTGGACGCCGCCCGGCACGGCGACTACGACGCGATGATCCTCGACGTGATGCTGCCCGGCCTGTCCGGGTACGAGGTGGTGCGCCGGCTGCGGGCCGAGGAGCACTGGCTGCCGGTGCTCATGCTGTCGGCCAAGGACGGCGAGTACGACCAGGCCGACGGGCTGGACTGCGGGGCGGACGACTACCTCACCAAGCCCTTCTCGTACGTGGTGCTACTGGCCCGGCTGCGGGCGCTGCTGCGCCGGGGCGCGCCGCAACGCCCCGCCGTGCTCGCCGTGGGCGACCTGCGGCTGGACCCGGCGCGGCGGCGGGTGACCCGGGCCGACGCCGAGGTGGTCCTGACCGCCCGCGAGTACGCCCTGCTCGACTACCTGATGCGCCGCCCCGGTGAGGTGGTCTCCAAGACCGAGCTGCTGGACCACGTCTGGGATGCCAGCCTCGACACCGCCCCCAACGCCGTCGAGGTCTACGTCGGCTACCTGCGCCGCAAGATCGGCCGGGACCGCCTGCAGACCGTCCGCGGCGCCGGCTACCGCCTCGCCACATGA
- a CDS encoding sporulation protein: MVFKKMLSAFGVGGPSVDTVLTNPNTRPGLSLDGHVNLIGGDAPAGIEQVTVSLVTRVEIEGGDSEYAGIMEFHRMPVSGAFELAPQQRLAIPFQLPVPWETPVTDVYGQRLHGMTMGLRTELAVARAVDKTDLDHVAVHPLPIHERILDAFQALGFRFKHADLERGRIHGVQQTLPFYQEIEFFAAPQYARMINEVELTFVTSQRGVEVVLECDKRGGFLTAGHDAFGRYSVPHRDADRTDWVQVVDGWLRETTARYGNLRAHGFGGPHGHHGHRGSGMGGMVAGAALGVAGGLVAGELIEDAFEGDFGDFGDFGGE, from the coding sequence ATGGTCTTCAAGAAGATGCTGAGCGCGTTCGGCGTGGGCGGCCCGAGCGTCGACACGGTGCTGACCAACCCGAACACCCGGCCCGGCCTGAGCCTCGACGGGCACGTCAACCTGATCGGCGGCGACGCGCCGGCCGGCATCGAGCAAGTCACCGTCAGCCTGGTCACCCGAGTGGAGATCGAGGGCGGTGACTCCGAGTACGCCGGCATCATGGAGTTCCACCGGATGCCGGTCAGCGGGGCGTTCGAGCTCGCCCCGCAGCAGCGACTCGCCATCCCGTTCCAGCTGCCGGTGCCGTGGGAGACCCCGGTCACCGACGTCTACGGGCAGCGGCTGCACGGCATGACCATGGGGCTGCGCACCGAGCTGGCGGTGGCCCGGGCGGTGGACAAGACCGACCTGGACCACGTCGCGGTGCACCCGCTGCCGATCCACGAGCGGATCCTCGACGCCTTCCAGGCGCTGGGCTTCCGGTTCAAGCACGCCGACCTGGAGCGGGGCCGGATCCACGGCGTGCAGCAGACGCTGCCGTTCTACCAGGAGATCGAGTTCTTCGCCGCGCCGCAGTACGCCCGAATGATCAACGAGGTCGAGCTGACCTTCGTGACCAGCCAGCGGGGCGTCGAGGTGGTGCTGGAGTGCGACAAGCGCGGCGGCTTCCTCACTGCGGGGCATGACGCGTTCGGCCGGTACTCCGTCCCGCACCGCGACGCCGACCGCACCGACTGGGTGCAGGTGGTGGACGGCTGGCTGCGGGAGACCACCGCGCGCTACGGCAACCTGCGCGCGCACGGCTTCGGCGGCCCGCACGGGCACCACGGCCACCGCGGCTCGGGGATGGGCGGCATGGTGGCGGGCGCCGCGCTGGGCGTGGCCGGCGGCCTGGTGGCCGGCGAGCTGATCGAGGACGCCTTCGAGGGCGACTTCGGCGATTTCGGCGATTTCGGCGGCGAGTAG
- a CDS encoding zinc ribbon domain-containing protein: MWACVLEVNGWRRRRRDAPLTSYQRQYRRRARLVEGRHRRRVRQAQHEAARQVVSWAVRQRVGVLRVGDPRGVLDLDAGRRHNLRLRQWQIGRLLQVLTDKAVLAGITVHLVDERGTSSTCPACRRRVPKPRGRTLTCPHCAFAGHRDLVAAATIATRTPGGGTTTPTPARVPGMITHRRAGRHLPGAGQSRRDPRRPSRAARGSVGPRRPAPPPGGESLAQKARIHNTHRTPGER, encoded by the coding sequence GTGTGGGCGTGTGTGTTGGAGGTCAACGGGTGGCGGCGTCGCCGCCGCGACGCGCCGTTGACCAGCTATCAGCGTCAGTACCGGCGTCGGGCGCGGCTGGTGGAGGGCCGGCACCGGCGTCGGGTGCGTCAGGCCCAGCACGAGGCCGCCCGCCAGGTCGTGTCCTGGGCGGTACGCCAGCGGGTGGGTGTGCTGCGCGTGGGTGACCCGCGCGGCGTGCTCGACCTGGACGCGGGGCGGCGGCACAACCTGCGGCTGCGGCAGTGGCAGATCGGCCGGCTCCTACAGGTCCTCACCGACAAAGCTGTCCTGGCCGGCATCACCGTCCACCTCGTCGACGAGCGCGGCACCTCCTCGACCTGCCCGGCCTGCCGGCGGCGGGTGCCGAAACCCCGCGGCCGGACCCTGACCTGCCCACACTGCGCGTTTGCCGGGCACCGCGACCTCGTCGCGGCCGCCACCATCGCCACCCGCACCCCGGGCGGCGGAACCACCACCCCCACACCCGCTCGGGTGCCCGGGATGATCACGCACCGTCGAGCCGGCCGACACCTCCCCGGTGCCGGCCAGTCCCGACGTGACCCCCGCCGCCCAAGCAGGGCGGCGCGAGGATCAGTTGGCCCGCGGAGGCCCGCCCCACCACCCGGTGGGGAGTCGCTCGCCCAAAAAGCGAGGATCCACAACACCCACCGGACACCCGGCGAACGTTAG
- a CDS encoding DeoR/GlpR family DNA-binding transcription regulator, producing the protein MLAQQRQSAILELIRQRGGVRVSHLVSRFGVSDMTIRRDLEVLAERGLVDKVHGGATLAGPGSADEPGFAAKSIRQQDEKRAIAERAAGLVEPGMAIALSAGTTTAALAARLADVRGLTVVTNSIPVADVLYQNPRPDQTVVLTGGIRTPSDALTGPVAEAAIAALNVDLLFLGVHGMSPRTGLTTPNLLEAAVNRRLIGAARRLVVLADHTKWETIGIATIAPLEDADLLITDGGLPAEARRQIGEQVGELIVVDVP; encoded by the coding sequence ATGCTCGCCCAGCAACGGCAGAGCGCCATCCTGGAGCTGATCCGCCAGCGTGGCGGCGTCCGGGTCAGCCACCTGGTCAGCCGCTTCGGCGTGTCCGACATGACGATCCGGCGGGACCTCGAGGTGCTCGCCGAACGCGGTCTGGTCGACAAGGTCCACGGGGGAGCGACCCTGGCGGGCCCGGGCTCGGCCGACGAGCCGGGCTTCGCCGCCAAGTCGATCCGGCAGCAGGACGAGAAACGGGCCATCGCGGAGCGGGCCGCCGGGCTGGTCGAGCCGGGCATGGCGATCGCCCTCTCGGCCGGCACCACCACCGCCGCCCTCGCCGCCCGGCTCGCCGACGTCCGCGGGCTCACCGTGGTCACCAACTCGATCCCGGTCGCCGACGTGCTCTACCAGAATCCCCGCCCGGATCAGACCGTCGTGCTCACCGGCGGCATCCGTACGCCGTCCGACGCGCTGACCGGGCCGGTGGCCGAGGCGGCCATCGCCGCGCTCAACGTCGACCTGCTCTTCCTCGGCGTGCACGGGATGAGCCCGCGGACCGGGCTCACCACGCCGAACCTGCTGGAGGCGGCGGTCAACCGGCGGTTGATCGGCGCCGCCCGCCGGCTCGTCGTGCTCGCCGACCACACCAAGTGGGAGACCATCGGCATCGCCACCATCGCTCCGCTGGAGGACGCGGACCTGCTCATCACCGACGGTGGGCTGCCGGCGGAGGCGCGCCGCCAGATCGGCGAGCAGGTCGGCGAGCTGATCGTCGTCGACGTACCCTGA
- a CDS encoding HelD family protein, giving the protein MLYDRLDDMREQAARRLTEELRTTGGTLQARSQRDSAVGMYAQQVERFSAVESGLCFGRLDGEDGARRYIGRIGIFDTGGDYDPLLMDWRAPAARAFYLATAANPQGVRRRRHLRTRERKVTGLNDEVLDIAAASPTAHEELTGEASLLAALNAGRTGRMRDIVETIQAEQDRIIRADLPGVLVVQGGPGTGKTAVALHRAAYLLYTHREQLSTRGVLLVGPNATFLRYISQVLPALAETGVLLRTPADLFPGVRARRAEPAEAAALKGRAVMAEVLANAVRDRQWVPDEPLEIELPQREILTLDPEVVRQARDRVRRAQRPHNLARALFDIEIVHALAAQVAERIGADPLGGENLLSEADVAEIRRELREEPEVRAALDQLWPVFTPQRLLADLYAAEERIAAAAPMLTDAERALLHREPGGWTPADVPLLDEAAELLGEDERAAVARRERLRAMEREYAEGVLEIWRGSRSIDVEDEADGGEILGVTDLIDADRLSERQEDAERLTTAQRAAADRSWAFGHVIVDEAQELSPMAWRLLMRRCPSRSMTIVGDVAQTGALSGTPSWQEALAPYVADRWRLEELTVSYRTPAEIMAVAADVLTEIDPALRPPRSVRASGVPPWDRTVEAGRLAAELVEVTAREAAGLADGRLGVIVPAGRVNELGTAVVAALPEAAVGEQPELENRVVLLTTEQAKGLEFDSVLVVEPDRIVAESPRGHSDLYVALTRATQRLGILRAA; this is encoded by the coding sequence ATGCTCTACGACCGGCTGGACGACATGCGGGAGCAGGCCGCCCGACGGCTCACCGAGGAGCTGCGCACCACCGGCGGCACGTTGCAGGCCCGCTCGCAGCGCGACTCCGCGGTCGGGATGTACGCCCAGCAGGTCGAGCGGTTCTCCGCGGTGGAGAGCGGCCTCTGCTTCGGCCGGCTCGACGGTGAGGACGGCGCCCGCCGCTACATTGGCCGGATCGGGATCTTCGACACCGGCGGCGACTACGACCCGCTGCTGATGGACTGGCGCGCCCCGGCCGCCCGCGCCTTCTACCTCGCCACCGCCGCCAACCCACAGGGCGTACGCCGGCGCCGGCACCTGCGCACCCGGGAGCGGAAGGTCACCGGCCTCAACGACGAGGTGCTGGACATCGCCGCGGCCTCGCCCACCGCCCACGAGGAGCTGACCGGCGAGGCGTCACTGCTCGCCGCGCTGAACGCCGGCCGCACCGGCCGGATGCGCGACATCGTCGAGACCATCCAGGCCGAGCAGGACCGGATCATCCGCGCCGACCTGCCGGGCGTGCTGGTGGTGCAGGGCGGCCCGGGCACCGGCAAGACGGCGGTGGCGCTGCACCGCGCCGCGTACCTGCTCTACACGCACCGGGAGCAGCTCTCCACCCGCGGCGTGCTGCTGGTCGGCCCGAACGCCACCTTCCTGCGCTACATCTCCCAGGTGCTGCCGGCACTGGCCGAGACGGGGGTGCTGCTGCGTACCCCGGCCGACCTGTTCCCCGGGGTGCGCGCCCGACGCGCCGAGCCGGCCGAGGCCGCCGCGCTGAAGGGCCGCGCGGTGATGGCCGAGGTGCTGGCCAACGCCGTACGGGACCGGCAGTGGGTGCCCGACGAGCCGCTGGAGATCGAGCTGCCGCAGCGGGAGATCCTCACGCTGGACCCGGAGGTCGTCCGCCAGGCCCGGGACCGAGTGCGCCGCGCGCAGCGCCCCCACAACCTGGCCCGCGCGCTGTTCGACATCGAGATCGTCCACGCGCTCGCCGCCCAGGTCGCCGAGCGGATCGGCGCCGACCCGCTGGGCGGGGAGAACCTGCTCTCCGAGGCCGACGTCGCCGAGATCCGCCGGGAGCTGCGGGAGGAGCCCGAGGTCCGGGCCGCCCTGGACCAGCTCTGGCCGGTGTTCACCCCGCAGCGGCTCCTCGCCGACCTGTACGCCGCCGAGGAGCGGATCGCTGCCGCCGCGCCGATGCTCACCGACGCCGAGCGGGCGCTGCTGCACCGCGAGCCGGGCGGCTGGACGCCGGCCGACGTGCCGCTGCTGGACGAGGCGGCGGAGCTGCTCGGCGAGGACGAGCGCGCCGCCGTCGCCCGCCGCGAACGGCTGCGGGCCATGGAGCGCGAGTACGCCGAGGGCGTGCTCGAGATCTGGCGCGGTTCCCGCTCCATCGACGTCGAGGACGAGGCGGACGGCGGTGAGATCCTCGGCGTCACCGACCTGATCGACGCCGACCGGCTGTCGGAACGGCAGGAGGACGCCGAGCGGCTGACCACCGCCCAGCGGGCCGCCGCCGACCGGAGCTGGGCCTTCGGGCACGTCATCGTCGACGAGGCGCAGGAGCTGTCGCCGATGGCGTGGCGGCTGCTGATGCGCCGCTGCCCCAGCCGCTCGATGACCATCGTCGGCGACGTGGCGCAGACCGGCGCGCTCTCCGGCACCCCGTCCTGGCAGGAGGCCCTCGCCCCGTACGTGGCGGACCGGTGGCGGCTGGAGGAGCTGACCGTCAGCTACCGCACCCCGGCCGAGATCATGGCGGTCGCCGCCGACGTGCTGACCGAGATCGACCCGGCGCTGCGCCCGCCCCGCTCCGTACGCGCCAGCGGCGTGCCGCCGTGGGACCGTACCGTCGAGGCGGGCCGGCTCGCCGCGGAGCTGGTCGAGGTGACCGCCCGGGAGGCGGCCGGGCTGGCCGACGGGCGGCTCGGGGTGATCGTGCCGGCCGGGCGGGTCAACGAGCTGGGCACGGCGGTCGTCGCCGCGCTGCCCGAGGCGGCGGTCGGCGAGCAGCCGGAGCTGGAGAACCGGGTGGTGCTGCTCACCACCGAGCAGGCCAAGGGCCTGGAGTTCGACTCGGTGCTGGTGGTCGAGCCGGACCGGATCGTCGCCGAGTCCCCGCGGGGCCACAGCGACCTCTACGTCGCGCTCACCCGCGCCACCCAGCGCCTCGGCATCCTCCGCGCGGCCTGA
- a CDS encoding HAMP domain-containing sensor histidine kinase: MAIGVLGLSVGLALGGMLLLGALGWTLQRTVDAEALRTADAVALLADSDALPDPLPVAGGQLRVQVVDEAGRIRAASIDADRLVPMLRPDQLRAGQRQRLVVDGRRVGLSGPVRVVTVPAGTPAEPLTVLVAKSLTDVRHSLHVVRTLLLVGFPLLVVGLAVVAWRVVGATLRPVEALRSGAAEITDRAGPGRLPVPAARDEIQRLAVTLNDMLDRLAAARARQRAFVADAAHELRSPLTNMRTELEVARRLGDATDWPAVAEDLLADTERLGRLVDDLLLLARLDEQPARPDAPSRTLGPVELGELLGGVAARYPSPPVRLVPPAGSRWTEGDPGELHRVLTNLVDNALRHARGEVLLAVTGPEPAGPVPGQRGAGPGERAYHVVTVTDDGPGIPAADRERVFQRFTRLDDARARDAGGAGLGLAIVRELVRRAGGTLTVSDAVPDPAAGGGPGLRVSVRLPALVEPEAD, encoded by the coding sequence ATGGCGATCGGGGTGCTCGGGCTCAGCGTCGGGCTCGCGCTCGGCGGGATGCTGCTGCTCGGCGCCCTCGGCTGGACGCTGCAACGCACCGTCGATGCCGAGGCGCTCCGGACCGCGGACGCGGTGGCACTGCTCGCCGACTCCGACGCCCTGCCAGACCCGCTGCCGGTGGCCGGCGGTCAGCTGCGGGTGCAGGTGGTGGACGAGGCGGGCCGCATCCGCGCCGCCTCGATCGACGCGGACCGGTTGGTGCCGATGCTCCGCCCGGACCAGCTGCGCGCCGGCCAGCGCCAGCGGCTGGTGGTGGACGGGCGCCGGGTCGGCCTCAGCGGCCCGGTCCGGGTGGTGACCGTCCCGGCGGGCACCCCGGCGGAGCCGCTCACCGTGCTGGTCGCCAAGTCCCTGACCGACGTCCGGCACAGCCTGCACGTGGTGCGGACCCTGCTGCTGGTGGGCTTCCCGCTGCTGGTCGTCGGGCTGGCCGTGGTCGCCTGGCGGGTGGTCGGCGCCACCCTGCGCCCGGTGGAGGCGCTGCGCAGCGGCGCGGCGGAGATCACCGACCGGGCTGGGCCGGGGCGGCTGCCGGTACCGGCCGCCCGGGACGAGATCCAGCGGCTGGCGGTCACCCTCAACGACATGCTGGACCGGTTGGCCGCAGCCCGCGCCCGGCAGCGGGCCTTCGTCGCCGACGCCGCGCACGAGCTGCGCAGCCCGCTGACCAACATGCGTACCGAGCTGGAGGTGGCCCGGCGGTTGGGTGACGCCACGGACTGGCCGGCGGTGGCGGAGGACCTGCTCGCCGACACCGAACGGCTCGGCCGGCTCGTCGACGACCTGCTGCTGCTGGCCCGCCTCGACGAGCAGCCCGCCCGCCCGGACGCGCCGTCGCGCACCCTCGGCCCGGTGGAGCTGGGCGAGCTGCTCGGTGGGGTGGCGGCGCGCTACCCGTCGCCGCCGGTGCGGCTGGTCCCGCCGGCCGGATCGCGCTGGACCGAGGGGGACCCGGGGGAGCTGCACCGGGTGCTCACCAACCTGGTGGACAACGCGCTCCGGCACGCCCGCGGCGAGGTGCTGCTCGCGGTGACCGGCCCGGAGCCGGCCGGGCCGGTGCCGGGCCAGCGGGGGGCCGGGCCGGGGGAGCGGGCGTACCACGTGGTGACCGTCACCGACGACGGGCCGGGCATCCCGGCGGCCGACCGGGAGCGGGTCTTCCAGCGGTTCACCCGCTTGGACGACGCGCGGGCGCGGGACGCCGGCGGGGCGGGCCTGGGCCTGGCCATCGTGCGGGAGTTGGTCCGCCGGGCCGGCGGCACGCTCACCGTCAGCGACGCGGTCCCCGACCCGGCGGCGGGCGGCGGGCCGGGGCTGCGGGTGAGTGTTCGCCTGCCGGCGTTGGTGGAGCCGGAGGCGGACTAG
- a CDS encoding LolA family protein, with the protein MSVLKNRAVLRWLVPATAGVAVVGGGAAIGTFAAADPALPPRTAAQLLEDLRTSRLDGLSGTVVQRADLGLPPIADLAGAAGGDELTSLITGTHTLRVWYAGPDRQRLALVDTLGERDVLRNGRDVWTWSSRTNTASHRTLPADAAAPPSAPATPADAADRALAAIDPSTAVTVGRSATVAGRSVYELVLTPRDKDSLVHQVRIALDAKEHVPLRFEVLADGVDEPAFEVAFTQVDFRTPDADQFRFNPPPGVTVTEQRGDGPAGKHLPDADLGKPGADRGKDAPDVRTVGTGWTTVLVAKLDAAGGAARGAKPAGGADAAGADAIAKVLGGLPKVSGDWGSGRLLTGKLFSVLLTDDGRVFAGLVTPERLYQAARG; encoded by the coding sequence ATGTCCGTACTGAAGAATCGCGCCGTGCTGCGCTGGCTGGTCCCGGCGACCGCGGGGGTCGCCGTGGTCGGGGGCGGCGCCGCGATCGGCACGTTCGCCGCGGCCGACCCGGCCCTGCCCCCGCGTACCGCCGCGCAACTGCTGGAAGACCTGCGCACGTCCCGTCTCGACGGCCTCTCCGGCACGGTCGTGCAGCGCGCCGACCTCGGGCTGCCGCCGATCGCCGACCTGGCCGGGGCGGCCGGCGGGGACGAGCTGACCAGCCTGATCACCGGCACCCACACCCTGCGGGTCTGGTACGCCGGCCCGGACCGGCAGCGGCTCGCCCTGGTCGACACGCTCGGCGAGCGCGACGTGCTGCGCAACGGCCGCGACGTCTGGACCTGGAGCAGCCGCACCAACACGGCGTCGCACCGGACGCTGCCGGCGGACGCGGCGGCACCGCCGTCCGCGCCGGCCACCCCGGCCGACGCCGCCGACCGGGCGTTGGCCGCGATCGACCCGAGCACGGCGGTCACCGTCGGCCGCTCCGCCACCGTGGCCGGGCGCAGCGTGTACGAGCTGGTGCTCACCCCGCGCGACAAGGACTCCCTGGTGCACCAGGTGCGGATCGCGCTGGACGCGAAGGAGCACGTGCCGCTGCGCTTCGAGGTGCTCGCCGACGGCGTCGACGAGCCGGCCTTCGAGGTCGCCTTCACGCAGGTGGACTTCCGGACGCCGGACGCCGACCAGTTCCGGTTCAACCCGCCGCCGGGGGTGACCGTGACCGAGCAGCGGGGGGACGGCCCGGCCGGGAAGCACCTGCCGGACGCCGACCTGGGCAAGCCGGGGGCCGACCGGGGCAAGGACGCGCCGGACGTGCGTACGGTCGGCACCGGCTGGACCACGGTGCTGGTGGCGAAGCTCGACGCGGCCGGCGGCGCCGCCCGGGGCGCGAAGCCGGCCGGCGGCGCCGATGCGGCGGGCGCCGACGCGATCGCCAAGGTGCTCGGCGGGCTGCCGAAGGTGAGCGGGGACTGGGGCAGCGGGCGGCTGCTGACCGGAAAGCTGTTCAGCGTGCTGCTCACCGACGACGGGCGGGTCTTCGCCGGCCTGGTCACGCCGGAGCGGCTCTACCAGGCGGCCCGGGGCTGA